One genomic region from Gossypium hirsutum isolate 1008001.06 chromosome D13, Gossypium_hirsutum_v2.1, whole genome shotgun sequence encodes:
- the LOC107918754 gene encoding uncharacterized protein encodes MPCFKIPLFLFLSSLFLHASLAEIICEDLPNDVCAFAIASSGKRCLLETALEKNEKEEYQCRTSEVMVERMAEYIENDDCVRACGVDRNSIGISSDSLLEPQFTSKLCAPACCHNCPNIVDLFFNLAAGEGVFLPDLCEAQRINPRRSMVELMSSSGAALGPISSEASALAPSPTPPITSEVPDSNEGLASILSPSSISSEASTPGPGLAPISSEASSSTSSPGPTPLLG; translated from the exons ATGCCTTGTTTCAAAATCCCCTTGTTTCTCTTCCTTTCTTCTCTCTTCCTCCATGCTTCTCTAG CTGAAATTATTTGCGAAGATTTGCCCAACGATGTTTGCGCGTTTGCAATAGCATCTTCGGGGAAGAGATGTTTGTTGGAAACGGCGCTGGAGAAAAATGAAAAGGAGGAGTACCAATGCCGGACATCAGAGGTGATGGTGGAGAGAATGGCGGAGTATATCGAGAACGACGACTGTGTGCGGGCTTGTGGGGTTGACAGAAACTCAATTGGCATTTCATCCGATTCCCTTCTTGAGCCACAATTCACTTCCAAGCTTTGCGCCCCTGCTTGCTGCCACAACTGCCCCAACATTGTCGACCTTTTCTTCAATTTGGCCGCGGGTGAAG GAGTATTTTTACCAGATTTGTGTGAGGCTCAACGCATCAACCCAAGACGTTCAATGGTGGAGTTGATGTCTAGCTCTGGGGCAGCCCTTGGCCCTATTTCTAGTGAAGCTTCAGCTTTAGCTCCAAGCCCAACTCCTCCTATTACTAGTGAAGTTCCTGATTCAAATGAAGGTTTAGCTTCAATCCTAAGCCCATCTTCTATTTCTAGTGAAGCTTCAACTCCAGGCCCAGGCCTAGCACCTATTTCTAGTGAAGCTTCATCTTCAACTTCGTCTCCAGGCCCAACTCCTCTTCTAGGATGA